The genomic DNA TCTCACCATGAATGCACCGAGCGGACACTTCATCAATGGCTGGGACATCAACGTGGCAGGCGTAAGAACGACATCGGTCAAGAGACACCTCCGTTATCACACACATGCCGTAAGTAAGTACCTTCAGCCCAGACGGCACATTCTGATATTGTGACTATAGGAGTACATCATACGAGTCAAACAAGCCGGAGGCCAGGACATTTACATTGGCCGCCGATATGCAGACTTTGTGCAGCTACACAAGCGAATACGCCTTGAGCTTCCAGGCAAAGTCCTCGCTCCGCTACCGCGAAAAAACGCAAAAGATAGCCTTCTGCAACCAGGTGCTGATGACGACGACGCTAGCTCCATCTCTTCAAATTCCACACAAGGACCCCCTCCTCCTGACTCTGCCGAAAGTAACGGTGGCGGTGGACTTCGTAGCTACATCTTCGGCGGTGGACACAAGAAGAACAAATCGCAAACATCACTTGGAGACCGTTCTCCGAGGCCTTCAGCCGACTATTCATCATATAAACCACCTCGGAAGCTGTACCGAGAAGAGCAGCGTGTTTCTCTTCGCGCTTTCCTGCGGTCGTTTCTGCATAATGACCGCATTGCCCGGTCCAACGCCATGGCAGAATTCCTGACCCACGATCCTATAGAGGTGAACGAGGAAGAAATGGAAGACATCCAGCGACGAGAAGAAATGGACAGGAAGCGAATCGAAGAGCAAAAGCAGTTCTACGAAGTTGCGCGGAAGCGAGCTGCGGAGCTCGACATTCACATGGAGAAGTTTAGAAGAGAAATAGTAGAGAGCAACGGGCTATCCCACCTGTTCGAAGAAGTCAGAGTCAAAAACAGCATCAGCGAACTCAAGCCAGAGTATCAAAAGTTTGCCGAGTGGCTGCGGATAGAAGTCGCTGCAACCATCTACCATTTATTCTTAGCCGAAGACAACTCACCAGAGCTTTTCGCGCAGGCGAAGCGTATACACTCGCTCGTGCCATACAGCGTCCTCAAGAACGTCATCAGGATAGCGAACCCTGCAGCAGTCATGAGTGGAGTTCTCGATCTTTTCCTCGCACAACCGTTCGGTGCCCGGTCGCTACTTCAACGCATATTCGGCATGGCCATCAACGACGGTGTTACCTCTGTGGGGAAGACGATTGAGACGCTCGGATCTACTAGGATTAAGGACGAGGTGCTCTGCAACAAGATCAAAGCATATGTACAGGCGGATGAGGCTGTCAAGGACGTGATACGCGAGGAAGCTGCCCGTGACAACGTAGATGTGGTGGTGACCATATTGCGATCAGAGTTCTTTGAACCGGAACTGACACCGCAACAAGTCGAGAAGGTGTTTAATGCCTATGTAGCGTGGAACAACGCCGTCGAAAATGTGAGATCAAGACGCCTCAGCCGGACAACGAGCAACCGCAGCACTACCAGCCTAGCAACTAACGCGGCCAACCAGGTCGAAAAGGAAATGCGGTCAGGCGCTGAGCTCTTCGCACATTTGAAGCAATACCTGAAGCTCTGTCTCCGACAAAGAGATAAGCTCATGATGCTCCAAATCATCGAAGAGGTGAGTTTATTAGGATTGCCCATAGAATTTTTACTAACGCCAGCAGCCAACAACTCTCCAACTCTTCAGGGACCTGTTCACAATCTTCTACGAGCCTCTTGTGCGCGTTTACAAGTCCGCAAACGTATACAACAGTATCACCGACTTTGCCCTCTTCGCCGACGACACCATCAAAACGATCGAAGCTTGCCAACGACAGGAAGTCTCAGCAGATCCCAACCAAACCGTACAAGCCTTTATTGATTTGTGCGCACGCCATGAGGGCAACTTCTACAAGTTTGTTCACGAAGTACACAAGCACGACAACGGCCTTTTCGGCCAGCTGATGGGCTGGCTTGAGGGTATTCTGGATTTCCTCCGTCATGGACCCGGTAGCGGCGGTAAGCTAGACATGAATGCGTTGTTCCAGGGTGGCATGGATGCGGGCATAATCGACAAAGAAAAGGCTGTTCAAGAGATCAATAGCCTGATCAAGTGGCAAATGGCAAGAAAGAAGTGGCATCAAGATAAGACGAGGCAGAAGATGGCTAGTGGTGATGAGCCCGATGCACTCATGGGTGGTATCGCTGGGTTCAAGTCGAGTGACTTTGGTCTCAATCCGGTTTGTGCCTATCCGTCTATAATTTCGTTCACATGCTAACAGTTTTGTAGATGGATCTTCAGGATCTGGAACTAGACGCTGATGGCAGCGACTCGGAGAACTCGGAAGACATGGACGACGCAGACATTGCTGACCCCATTGAAGCAGAGCGCAAGAGTAGAGCTCGTGCCGCTGAGAAGCTGCGGAGAAAGGCAGGCGAACCAAAGAAGCCGGATATTGTCGAGCTGAACAAGCTTAGCGAGGGGTTCAACAGCATGCTTAGGAACGTGCTTGCATCGTAGGCTGTTCATTGATTATACCGGAAGGACGGAGATTTTGTACGGCGGTGACTCGTATCAAACCTATAGAGCATCCTAGTTGTCTTCGCAACCTCAATGATATTATCGAACCTACCTGTACAACTGATTCAATCATTTTATCCTCATCCTTGTACCCCCCAGCCACAGTACACGAACTTGTGGCGCTCGACGTTCGGTGGTGGAGCCGCGCCGCGCCCGTTTAGATGCAGGTGCCTGCCGAATTCATACTAGCGTCAACACGGGCCGGAGCTAAGCAATCAGTCGCATAGCTGTCCTTTAGTTTCAGCCGAACAAGTCGCAACGTCAACGCGCCGCTTACTTTCTTACCTGTTCTTTTCTCTGTACAATGATATTGCGGCTTTGGCACAAACGGTGCTGATTGTTCATTCCTTTCCCCTATACACGCTCAATTACATTGTCAATTGCACTCGTAAACCCGGTGATTCGGTCCCACATTCAAGACACGAGCCAAATACCGAGATCACACTCGGTAACACCCTCCACCCCGCGGTTTTAGCCTGGAATCACTTTTCCCTGAGAATCTCACCACTCGAAAGTTGATTCCTTCAACTCACCCCTCAACAATTTCAACTACCCTGCAGCGGTAGCCCAAGATGCCGGT from Pyrenophora tritici-repentis strain M4 chromosome 8, whole genome shotgun sequence includes the following:
- a CDS encoding PX domain containing protein, with product MSANLDSPPAIQLNGTTEPTTMNPQAPVQEFSQQSLRPAVPMRNDTSYSKFSTVSVPPEGSILTGKQEHYLKRELISQQTKFEIAELSSPTALRRFGAPFRSDAGEVAPEDSELPLLRYIFVNHVRNFPFLDKAKEKEFWQDKLQVFLESFASKDISSSEDRLEETKRRKLALKAEKLVELMMVSGIPTASGYEERIRFAEMEIVDRQADEKGLTMNAPSGHFINGWDINVAGVRTTSVKRHLRYHTHAEYIIRVKQAGGQDIYIGRRYADFVQLHKRIRLELPGKVLAPLPRKNAKDSLLQPGADDDDASSISSNSTQGPPPPDSAESNGGGGLRSYIFGGGHKKNKSQTSLGDRSPRPSADYSSYKPPRKLYREEQRVSLRAFLRSFLHNDRIARSNAMAEFLTHDPIEVNEEEMEDIQRREEMDRKRIEEQKQFYEVARKRAAELDIHMEKFRREIVESNGLSHLFEEVRVKNSISELKPEYQKFAEWLRIEVAATIYHLFLAEDNSPELFAQAKRIHSLVPYSVLKNVIRIANPAAVMSGVLDLFLAQPFGARSLLQRIFGMAINDGVTSVGKTIETLGSTRIKDEVLCNKIKAYVQADEAVKDVIREEAARDNVDVVVTILRSEFFEPELTPQQVEKVFNAYVAWNNAVENVRSRRLSRTTSNRSTTSLATNAANQVEKEMRSGAELFAHLKQYLKLCLRQRDKLMMLQIIEEPTTLQLFRDLFTIFYEPLVRVYKSANVYNSITDFALFADDTIKTIEACQRQEVSADPNQTVQAFIDLCARHEGNFYKFVHEVHKHDNGLFGQLMGWLEGILDFLRHGPGSGGKLDMNALFQGGMDAGIIDKEKAVQEINSLIKWQMARKKWHQDKTRQKMASGDEPDALMGGIAGFKSSDFGLNPMDLQDLELDADGSDSENSEDMDDADIADPIEAERKSRARAAEKLRRKAGEPKKPDIVELNKLSEGFNSMLRNVLAS